The DNA segment CCGATTCCATCAGCACGCTTGGCTGAGGGGTGATGGCTTCTTCAGGGTAGTAAACGTCCGTTGGGACATCCGACTGGATGTGAATGTCGTCGATCGTTGGCTGAAGGTCAGGGTAGATCACCGGTGCTAGGGCTGGACCCCATAACCCATGTCCGCCGCTCAGGCCCACGTCTCCGTTCATTTCGATCACTTCCGGCAGGCACCAGCTCATGCGAGCTGATTCGGTTTGTTTGACGTATTCAAGATCTTCCTCGCTGGAAACAATCATTGGGGTCAACACGACCAGCAATTCGCTTCGCTTTTCCGTTTCGCGATCGAATCGGAACAGAGCACCAATCAATGGAATGTTCGAAATATAGGGAACACGACGACTGGTCTGGCTACGCGTTTTCTGGATCAATCCACCATAGATAACCGTTTGCCCAGAGTAGGCGGTCACGACCGATTGGGCCTGAGTCTGTTGGATCTGAGGACTCGTGATCACTTCTCCGGTTGGGCTAAATCCGATTGGAATACCCGGAGCCACTTCGTCGACGGCGGACCGAATGGCGTCCACATTCATAACGATCAAGCCATCACGGCCGACACGCGGGGTCACCCTCAGGATCAAACCGACCTGTAGGTCTTCCGTGCCAAAGGTGGTACCGGTATTGGCTGAAGACGTCACATCGGTAACACGTGGGACCAACGACCCAACCTGGACGACACCGGGAGTGTTGTCCAGAGTCATCAATTGTGGACGACTGAGGATCTGCAGACGGCCCGCATCCTGCAACGCTCGCATAAGCAAGCTGATCGAATCACTGGCGGCACTTAAAACAAAGCCGCCGTAGTTATAAGCAGAACTGGTCGTGCCGGTCGCAAACGATGTCACGGCTCGTTCGGCAAGTGCCCCTGCGTTCAGGCTGTTTCTGTTTGCCGAGTTATTGTTGTTGAAGTCAAAGCCCGTGTCCGAGGGTGGAGCAGCCGTTGGCAGATTGCTCGAGGCGATCCCGCGGTCAAACTGCAAGGAATCTTGCAGCCCCAGTTCGGTGCCAAATTCAAAACCATCGGCCAGGGTGACTTCTGCAATCAAGACCTTCACCAACACCATGGGAGCTCTTCGGTCCAGTTGGTCAATCATGCGGCGAATGGTCGTATACAACCGTGGTGCCACACTGATCACCAAGCTATTGCTTACCGGTTCGGCGACCACAACGACGTCTCTTTCCAGAGCATCAAACGGGCTGAGTCCACCCTGTTGAGCTTGCTGGATGTTTTGTAGTTGCTGTTGTCGACTGGTGATGAAGCTTTGCAACGCGGTTGCCACGTCTGGAGCGTATTGGTTTCGCAGCCAAATCACCTCGAACATCCGATCGGCAAACCCGGAAGTATCCAAGCGAAGTAGGATCGATTCGACAACTTCCAAATCGTTTGCCGATCCGCTAGCGATGATGCTGTTGGTGCGGATGTCGGACGAAAATCGCAAGGAGACCAATGAGCTATCGATATTTGCTGTTGCCGCTGCCAGTCCCAGGACGTTTAAGGCCCCCACACCACCGGTGCTGGTGCCCGACCCGAACAGTTCCTGCAAGGCTAGGGTTAGCTGCTGCGAATCCCCATTTTCCAAAGTGAAAACTTTCACCAAGGATTCGGTTCCTGGGGTTTGGTCCAGCTGCCTGATCATTTCTTCAATCAGTGGCAGTGCGCTACTGGATCCACGTACGACCAGCGCGTTTGCGTTGGTGTCGGCCGTCACCACGATCCCTGCCAGGATTCCCGAATTGAGCAGTTGGTTTCCGTCGGCATCGACGGACACCATCGACAAGGAAGTCGAGGGGACCGTTCCGTTTTCGGTGTTCCCCTCTTCGGTCCCATCGATCGTGCCTTGAATCACTTCAGCCAGATCTTCCGCCAATGCGTTTTTCAGTTTGATGATTCGCAATTCGCTTTTGGAAGGGATGTTCTGTACATCCAAGTCTTGGATCAGTTTGGCGACTTCTTGCAGGTCACGCGGAGCCGCTTGGACGATCAGCGAATTGGTTCGATAATCCGCCACGACTCGAGCTCGAGCGCCAAGTCCTGGCCGTTGTTCGTCGTCGCCCGGTTGGTCAACGAAGAAGTTGGTCACCGTTTCTTCGGCATCAATAGCCGACGCGTGTTCCAGGCGAAAGACTCGCAGCTGGGTGGCGGCGGGAACCGGTTGGTCCAGTTTGTTTACGACTTCGATCGCCGCAGCGACCGCCTCACTGCGCCCGATCAGCAACAATGCATTCGGTTTATCCAGCGAGGTAATGCTGACGTCACCCTGACGAGCCGAAAGGACTTCGGTGTACAGTTCTTCAAGCAGCGTTGCGATCGCTTGGCTGTTGACATGCTGAAGGGAATGGACAACCACATCAGGTTTGGTGATAGCCGATTTCTCTTCGATCTGTTTAATCACGTCCATCACGCGAGCCACGTCACGTTTGGAACCTTTGACAACGATCACGCCAAGGTCCGGAACAAATTGAACCTTCACATCGCCGATCAAACCAACGCCCTCTTCAGGGGCGGCCGGTCCATCGTCTGGGGTGCCGGCATCGCCATTGCCTTGTGGAGCGTCGTTGCCCTGAGGGGCCGCTCCTTCTTGCTGAACGGCGACTGCAAAAGGAGTGTTTGCCACTCGCGTGATTCCGACTTCGTCACTGGCACCCAGATTTCCCAACAAACGAATCGCTTGTTGCACTGGAGCCGGTTCCGCGTTTCGGACGCGAACCAATTCGGTCACGGAACCGGCGGGCATACCCGACTGGTCAAGCGATCCGATCAGTTTTTGCCAGCCGGCGATGGCTGGTTGTGGCGCGAAAACGGTGACGGAATTGGCTCGGCGATCCACCTCGATCGTCGTTCCTTCCAACGGTTGGTCAACCAGTTGGAAGGTGGCAATTTCGCCGTTTCGCTGAGTCGTCACTGGAATGGCTCGACCGGCCGCCATCGTCAGGTGGTCTTCGAATCGCTGCCAACCGACCTGATTCAGGGAGAGTTGTAATCTACCTGGACCAAAACTGGTTTGGGTGGCTTGACCCCTCGGTTGGCCTTGTCCTACAGCATGTTGCACCCCGCCCGCATCGGGAGGCAACAAACGCGCGACGTCGGCGGCAATCTTGGGTTGCATTGCTTCGGGAGCCATCACCAGTAACCGGCCTTCTCGGCGGTCAGGTGAAATTTTGACTCCGGGGGCGTTGCGATATCGCAGTCCGATCGCTGTCCCAACGGTGGGGACATGGATGGGAGGGACTGGGATGATCCTCAGGACCGGTTTTTCGTGACTGGCTGCCGAGGACGTGTCGTTTGGTAAACGACGCTCGGGTTCCGTTTGAAACGTCGCCGGGGCGGTCGGAGTCTGCCCGCTCAGCGCTGCGGCCGATCCCGGATTGGGGCCGTTGGCTGCAGGAGAGGGGGGGAGTCGGAACGGCTGTTGAGCGACAAGCGAAGTGCTGGTCAATCCAACGACGATTCCGGCGACAAGACGCCCGAGTAAATGCCGCCTGGAGCGGCCCGTTAGAGGTGGTTTTTTCATGTTTTCTGAAGCCAATTGCGGGGAAACGAGCTGTGTTAAAGGTGGTCAAGCCCAACTCGTTATCCAGATGATCGGCATAACCGGCACAAGTGGTACAACAAAAACATTCGTCATTTGAGGACTTTTCCCGCCTATTCGACTTGACACGTTCCTGCTGAAGAGGGGCGGTCATAGCGGGTAAACCCCCGCTGGGGAGCGTTTTTCCACATGTTTTTTGAGATCGTCGGTTGGCGAATAGGGCAGGGCTAGCCATAATAAATCGCTTACCCCTCAGGCGACTTGTAAACTGCCTTTCCCTCCCGCCTTGCCCCATCAGAATGTTGATCAACTTCGGTTGTGGGGTTTGCTTGGCAATTTGAAAGCGATTTCTATCAATAGCCCAGCCTGTGGTCTTGGTATTCTTTCATTGAACTAGATACGTGCGGAGTTTCGGCTTGTTTAAGAAATTGCTCACATCGCCGTTGCGATTAGCGATCGGCTGGGGCGCCTACCCTCGGTTCTTAGGAACTGTCGGCGTCTTGATGCTGGTCTTGTTACGCGTCACGATCGGGTGGCATTTTTATTCCGAAGGGGTCGACAAAAAGACCGGTTCGTGGAATGCCGAGCCCTTTATGGCGAATGCCAGTGGTCCCTTTGCGGAGCACTTTCACAACATGGTTCCCGATCGTGAAGGGTTCGCCCGTCTTGATATCGATTTGACCAAAAAACATTTGGCCGTCTATCGCGAACGTGCTGGAAAACACTTCGGTTTTGACGAAGATCAGCAACAACAGGCACAGGTTGCCTATGTCGATGCGATCAAGCAAATCCAATACATTTTGGATACAAATGCCCAGGAAATTGAAGAATATAACCTCGGGCAAGCTCGGGTTCGTGAGCTCCGCGAAGACTCCACACGGGACGGTGTCAGTAGCCTTGGTGACCAGCGTGCTACAATTGAAGCAGAGTGGAAAAGGTTGGCTCGACCGGCCCTAATCGGGGTCGATGGAGTCTGGACCGAGTACGAAAAAACGGTCAACGATATCGCTCAAGGCCGTCTGGCAAAACGCGGGTATTTTCGCCTTTATAAACCGGGCGATGATCAAGTGGATCCAACGCGATTGGCGTTGGTGAATCGCTGGATTCCATATTTCGACTTGACGGTCGGAATTTGTTTGATGTTAGGATTTTTAACGCCTGCGGTCAGTTTGGCAGCAGCATTGTTTTTGTTCTCTGTTTTTCTATCTCAGTACCCGCCTACATCCGGGCCGGGTTCTACTTACTACCAATTAGTCGAGTCGATGGCATGTTTGGTACTGGCTGGCACTGGTGCCGGTCGCTTTGCTGGACTCGATTCTGTTTTACACGCCTTGGTCCGACGGTGTTGGCCGTCAAAGGAGCACCACAATGGATAAGTTATCCCCAGAACAACGTGAAGTCGGACAAGGTAACTATTACCGAGCCGTCGATTCCTATTTCGAAAATGGGCCAGACGTCGAACGCCGTGACTTCCTGAAAGGGGTTGTTGGTGCCGGTTTAATGACCGCAGGTGGAATGGGAGCAGCCTATTTCGGCTATAAGAAAGTTGCTGATCCTGTTCGAGTCGCTGTGATTGGGACCGGAGACGAAGGGAACGTGCTGATCGGTGGTTGTAATCCCGATTACGTGACGGTCAAAGCGATCTGTGACATCCGCCCTTTCAGTCTCCATCGCGCTTTCGAAGGCGATTGGTCGACTCCATCGGCACGCGGCCGCCGTCCAGGTTTGATGGACGTCTACGGTTACAAAACGCGTACCGAAGCCGAAAAGCAGATCAAGGTCTACGACAGCACCAACGGTGGGATCCAAGCTTGTCTTGATGATCCGAATATCGAAGCGGTTATCATCGCTTTGCCACTCTGGTTGCATGCCGGCGTTGCCGCTCAGGCAATGAACCGCGGCCTGCACGTGCTGACCGAAAAATTGATGGCACACAATGTCGCTCAGTGTAAAGCCATGGGACGTATGTCCTATGAACTGAAAGACAAACAGGGCAACCCGCTGCACTTAGCAACCGGTCACCAACGCCATTACAACATCAAATACGACAACGCTGTCAATTTGATTCGCTGGGGACTGCTTGGTCAGTTGCACCACATTCGTGCTCAATGGCACCGTGGCAACGCCCCCGGTGGCGACAGCTGGAAAATGCCTCTTCCCGGTGGTGAAACCACGGTCAACGGCGGTGTTTACGACAAGATCGTCGGAGACCTGAAGAACCGTCAAGGCAAACTAGCAGCTTTGATGGATCCGAAAAATCGCTCGCAAGATTTTGACCAGATCCATGAACTGCAACAGCAGATCGCGTATTTCGAAGCTTGGGATATGGACAAGTATGTCGACCCAGCCGATTACGGATACATGAATTACAACTTGGGTGACTATGCGGTTACCCCAATGGAAGAACTGCACCGTTGGCGATTGTTTAATCGCACCGGTGGTGGGTTGATGGCAGAACTGGGAAGCCATCAACTGGATGCGGTTAGCATCTTCCTCAGTTCCTTGCGTAACGATGATAAAAAGGTCCATCCGTTGGCCGTTCACGCGGTCGGCGGTCGGCATATCATGCCACAGGATCGTGATGCCGATGACCATGTCTACTGCATGTTCGAATTCCCCGGACCTGAGTATGCCGAATCGTTTGATGTCGGATACAAAGACCGAGTTCTGAACTATCCAAACGGACCGGTTCCTTCCTATGAAGAAGATCCGAACAAGAAAGTGGTTGTCACTTATTCGACGATCAACGGAAACGGATTTGGCGGTTGGGGCGAAGTCGTGATGGGTACGAAGGGAACATTGATTCTGGACAAAGAAGTCGATGTTCTGTTGTACCGCGACAGCAATCCGTCTGCCAAAGTCGGTGTCGTCAAGAAAGACGGCAGTGCCGTTCTAGACACCAGTGCCAGTGGCGATTTCGCGGCTCCTGTATCTCAGGTCGCAGAATCGGGACCGGTCAGCCGAGGCTACCAAGAAGAAATCGAGCACTGGGCGTATTGCATCCGCAATCCAGATCCAGCCAATCGGCCTCGCTGTTACCCTGAAGTTGCCATGGGAGATGCTGTTATCGCCCTGGGAACCAACGTGGCACTAGAAAACGCAGCCAAAGGCAAAGGCGGATACCTTCAGTTCAAAGAAGAGTGGTTCGAACTGGACAATGACGCCACACCAGACGGAAGCGTCGTCGCCGAAGAAATGAAAGCGATCCAAAAACCGGTTGCCTAGGGCAGACCGGCTTTGGTAAGCCAAACGAAGATAGCCATAAGCGGCTGCAGGTTTGAATCAAACCAGCAGCCGCTTTTTTCGTAGAGCGACCAATGAATCAGCCACTCCTTCACTCCTTCACTCCTTCACTCCTTCACTCCTTCACTCCTCCACTCCTTGTCTCCTCTGCAGGAAAGAACCGGCCCCCTCTCCCCCAGCCCCTCTCCCCCAGGCAAGCTGGGGGCGAGGGGAGCGACTATGGGGGAGCGTCGACTGTGGTGGAGCATCGACTTATGGGGGAGCATCGACTATGGGGGAGCGTCGACTGTCGTGGAGCGTCGACTGATGGTGGAGCGGCGACTGATGATGGAGCGGCGAGTTTGGTTTGGGATCCGTCTGGCTAGGCTCGTCTCCCTCCAGTCTGGCTCCCCTCGCCCCAAACTTGTTTGGGGAGAGGGGCTGGGGGAGAGGGGCGTCCGCGCAATCCGCTGAGCAACCCAAATCATCGCGAGAAGCTCCGTTTAATCATCCCATTCCCAGCGCTGCTCTCCGCTTTCTAACAGCCTGAGCAATGTTTTTTCTAACCGCACTTGGATCTCGCAAAACCTCAAAGCCTGGCACCCTTAAGATTAGATAGCCGAGTGTTTGCAAAAACCGATCCCTTTCGGCGTCGTGCTGAATTCCCTGGTCGGTGACATGGTCGCTGCCATCGACTTCGACCACCAATTTCAACGCAAAGCAGACAAAGTCGAGCGTGTAAGGAGGTTCTGGGACCTCGCGGCGAAATTTTTCGCCTTCCATGTTTCCTCGACGCAGCATTTGCCAGACATCGCTTGAGAACTGATTCGCAGTAGCTCTCTGATCGCGGGCGAACTGGATTCGCTCGGGGGATCGCGACGAATCGGTCGAAGAACGCCGGGTTCGGCGAGGCATGATTGAATCTCGATTTAGAGGATTTCGATCACCAGGGCCTTTTTAATATACGGAATTTGTGGCCCTCTACAGGGAAGTACCGGCCCCCTCTCCCCAGCCCCTCTTCCCCAGGCAAGCTGGGGGCGAGGGGAGCGACTATGGGGGAGCGTCGACTGTGGGGGAGCGTCGACTGTGGTGGAGCATCGACTGATGGTGGAGCGTCGACTGATGGTGGAGCGACTATGGGGGAGCGTCGACTGTGGTGGAGCATCGACTGATGGTGGAGCATCGACTGATGGTGGAGCGTCGACTGATGGTGGAGCGTCGACTGATGGTGGAGCGTCGACTGATGGTGGAGCGTCGACTGATGATGGAGCGGCGAGTTTGGTTTGGGATCCGTCTGGCTAGGCTCGTCTCCCGCCAGTCTGGCTCCCCTCGCCCCAAACTTGTTTGGGGAGAGGGGCTGGGGGAGAGGGGCGTCCGCGCAATCCGCTGAGCAACCCAAATCATCGCGAGAAGCTCCGTTTAATCATCCCATTCCCAGCGCTGCTCTCCGCTTTCTAACAGCCTGAGCAATGTTTTTTCTAACCGCACTTGGATTTCGCAAAACCTCAAAGCCTGGCACCCTTAAGATTTGATAGCCGAGTGTTTGCAAAAATCGATCCCTTTCGGCGTCGTGTTGAATTCCCTGGTCGGTGACATGGTCGCTGCCATCGACTTCGACCACCAATTTCAACGCAAAGCAGACAAAGTCGAGCGTGTAAGGAGGTTCTGGGACCTCACGGCGAAATTTTTCGCCTTGCATGTTTCCTCGACGCAGCATTTGCCAGACATCGCTTGAGAACTGATTCGCAGTAGCTCTCTGATCGCGGGCGAACTGGATTCGCTCGGGGGATCGCGACGAATCGGTCGAAGAACGCCGGGTTCGGCGAGGCATGATTGAATCTCGATTTAGAGGATTTCGATCACCAGGGCCTTTTTAATATACGGAATTTGTGGCCCTCTACAGGGAAGTACCGGCCCCCTCTCCCCCAGCCCCTCTCCCCCAGGCAAGCTGGGGGCGAGGGGAGCGACTATGGGGGAGCGTCGACTGTGGTGGAGCATCGACTTATGGTGGAGCATCGACTTATGGGGGAGCATCGACTGTTGGGGGAGCATCGACTGTTGGGGGAGCATCGACTGTTGGGGGAGCATCGACTGTTGGGGGAGCATCGACTGTTGGGGGAGCATCGACTGATGGTGGAGCGGCGACTGATGATGGAGCGGCGAGTTTGGTTTGGGATCCGTCTGGCTAGGCTCGTCTCCCGCCAGTCTGGCTCCCCTCGCCCCAAACTTGTTTGGGGAGAGGGGCTGGGGGAGAGGGGCGTCCGCGCAATCCGCTGAGCAACCCAAATCATCGCGAGAAGCTCCGTTTAATCATCCCATTCCCAGCGCTGCTCTCCGCTTTCTAACAGCCTGAGCAATGTTTTTTCTAACCGCACTTCGATCTCGCAAAACCTCAAAGCCTGGCACCCTTAAGATTAGATAGCCGAGTGTTTGCAAAAACCGATCCCTTTCGGCGTCGTGCTGAATTCCCTGGTCGGTGACATGGTCGCTGCCATCGACTTCGACCACCAATTTCAACGCCAAGCAGACAAAGTCGAGCGTGTAAGGAGGTTCTGGGACCTCGCGGCGAAATTTTTCGCCTTCCATGTTTCCTCGACGCAGCATTTGCCAGACATCGCTTGAGAACTGATTCGCAGTAGCTCTCTGATCGCGGGCGAACTGGATTCGCTCGGGGGATCGCGACGAATCGGTCGAAGAACGCCGGGTTCGGCGAGGCATGATTGAATCTCGATTTAGAGGATTTCGATCACCAGGGCCTTTTTAATATACGGAATTTGTGGCCCTCTACAGGGAAGTACCGGCCCCCTCTCCCCAGCCCCTCTTCCCCAGGCAAGCTGGGGGCGAGGGGAGCGACTTTGGAGGAGGGAGCATCGAGTTTTGTTTTGGGATCCGTTCGGCTAGGCTCGTTCCCGCCCATGCTGGTATCCAAACACGAAAAAAGCCGTCCTTGGTAAGGACGGCTATTCGGTGGTTTTTTAATTCGCTTCTTTTGTCGCAGTCCTCTTCCATCGACTCTTATTTGCGACGGCGTCTTTTGCGACCGGTGGGGGCGAACTTTTGCGTGACTTCGCTGACCGCTTGCACGAAGCTGTCGACCTCTTCGACGGTGTTGTAGAGGTAGAAACTGGCTCGGGAGCTAGCGCTGATGCCTAGGTCTTTGTGCAGGGGCATGGCACAGTGATGGCCGGCTCGGACTGCGATCCCGCGGGTGTCCAACCACTGCGCAATGTCGTGGGCATGGATGTGGGGGAAGACAAAGCTGACGATGCCTCCTTTTAATGCTGGATCCTGGGGACCAAGAATGGTTAGCCCTTCGATTCCGGCCAAACCCTCGTGAGCTCGTCGCGTGAGAACTTGTTCGTGATCGTGAATCGCTTCCAATCCGACCGCACTGATGTAATCGATGGCAGCTTCCAGGCCGATGGCTTCAACGATCGGTGGGGTGCCCGCTTCAAATTTGTCCGGCAGTGCCGCCGTGGTGAACCCTTCGGTGGTGACCGTGTTTATCATGGCACCTCCGCCGAGGAATGGAGGCATCGCATCGAGGATCGATTCTCGCCCGTAAAGGACTCCGATCCCGGTGGGGCCACATAGTTTGTGACCGCTGAAGATCACGAAGTCTGCATCCCATTGCCGGACGTCGATGGCCATGTGGGGGGCAGCCTGTGCCGCATCGACCAAAGTCGCCGCCCCGTGTTGTTGGGCTTGCTGGACCCACGCGGCGACGGGCGTAATCGTTCCCAAAACGTTGCTGACCGCCGTAAAGGCGAACATTTTGATCTGCTGGCCGTACTGCTGCCAGAGGGAATCGAGATGTTCTTGGTCGACTTGTCCCTCGGAATTCAGTTTCGCAAACAGGACCTTACAGCCCGTTCGCTCACTCAATTGATGCCAGGGGACGATGTTCGCATGATGTTCCATCATGGTTAGCAGGATGTAGTCGTCCGGACCGACATTCTGGTCTCCCCATGTTCTGGCTACCGTATTGATTGCGGCAGTCGTCCCGGCGGTAAAGAGGACCTCTACCTCGGAGGCGGCATTCAGAAATCGAGCGACCGTGCGGCGGGCCTGCTCGTAGCGGTCGGTTGATTCTTCGCTGAGCGTGTGGATGCCTCGATGCACGTTGGCGTAGTACTTGGAGTAGCATTCCGACATCGCGTCGATAACCGCGTGTGGCCGTTGCGTGCTCGCCCCGTTATCCAGGAAAACCAACGGAGCTCCACTGTTGGTTTGTCGCCCTAGGATCGGAAAATCGGGCCGATACAGGGTCGGATTCAGTACGGATTTCGAGAGACTGCTTGGGCTTTCGGTCATGCTTAAGATTCTTCGCCCAGGCTGGGGCCTCCAAAGTGTGTTTGTGATTCGTCATCGTCATCGACAGGAGCGTGCATCGCACGCTGGACGACTCGCCACGGTAACAGGCAGCATTTCTGGCGATTCGGGGTCAGGTGAGGCCCAAAGAGCTCCAGCATTTGTTCTGCGGTGTACTCTCGGACTTCCTCAAAGGTCATCCCTTCGATTTTTTCCATCAGCATCGATGAGGAAGCTTGACTGATTACGCAGCCTTTTCCCTCAAACCAAGCTTCTTGGACCTTTCCGTCGGCATCCAGTTTCAACTCAACGCGCACCTCATCACCACAGAGCGGGTTTTTCCCCTCTTC comes from the Roseimaritima multifibrata genome and includes:
- a CDS encoding Gfo/Idh/MocA family protein, with the protein product MDKLSPEQREVGQGNYYRAVDSYFENGPDVERRDFLKGVVGAGLMTAGGMGAAYFGYKKVADPVRVAVIGTGDEGNVLIGGCNPDYVTVKAICDIRPFSLHRAFEGDWSTPSARGRRPGLMDVYGYKTRTEAEKQIKVYDSTNGGIQACLDDPNIEAVIIALPLWLHAGVAAQAMNRGLHVLTEKLMAHNVAQCKAMGRMSYELKDKQGNPLHLATGHQRHYNIKYDNAVNLIRWGLLGQLHHIRAQWHRGNAPGGDSWKMPLPGGETTVNGGVYDKIVGDLKNRQGKLAALMDPKNRSQDFDQIHELQQQIAYFEAWDMDKYVDPADYGYMNYNLGDYAVTPMEELHRWRLFNRTGGGLMAELGSHQLDAVSIFLSSLRNDDKKVHPLAVHAVGGRHIMPQDRDADDHVYCMFEFPGPEYAESFDVGYKDRVLNYPNGPVPSYEEDPNKKVVVTYSTINGNGFGGWGEVVMGTKGTLILDKEVDVLLYRDSNPSAKVGVVKKDGSAVLDTSASGDFAAPVSQVAESGPVSRGYQEEIEHWAYCIRNPDPANRPRCYPEVAMGDAVIALGTNVALENAAKGKGGYLQFKEEWFELDNDATPDGSVVAEEMKAIQKPVA
- a CDS encoding iron-sulfur cluster assembly scaffold protein, giving the protein MPSEQDIYEEHVLDHYEDPYHRGHCDSVTHAEEGKNPLCGDEVRVELKLDADGKVQEAWFEGKGCVISQASSSMLMEKIEGMTFEEVREYTAEQMLELFGPHLTPNRQKCCLLPWRVVQRAMHAPVDDDDESQTHFGGPSLGEES
- a CDS encoding endonuclease domain-containing protein, with amino-acid sequence MPRRTRRSSTDSSRSPERIQFARDQRATANQFSSDVWQMLRRGNMEGEKFRREVPEPPYTLDFVCLALKLVVEVDGSDHVTDQGIQHDAERDRFLQTLGYLILRVPGFEVLRDRSAVRKNIAQAVRKRRAALGMG
- a CDS encoding endonuclease domain-containing protein, with protein sequence MPRRTRRSSTDSSRSPERIQFARDQRATANQFSSDVWQMLRRGNMQGEKFRREVPEPPYTLDFVCFALKLVVEVDGSDHVTDQGIQHDAERDRFLQTLGYQILRVPGFEVLRNPSAVRKNIAQAVRKRRAALGMG
- a CDS encoding DoxX family protein, which translates into the protein MFKKLLTSPLRLAIGWGAYPRFLGTVGVLMLVLLRVTIGWHFYSEGVDKKTGSWNAEPFMANASGPFAEHFHNMVPDREGFARLDIDLTKKHLAVYRERAGKHFGFDEDQQQQAQVAYVDAIKQIQYILDTNAQEIEEYNLGQARVRELREDSTRDGVSSLGDQRATIEAEWKRLARPALIGVDGVWTEYEKTVNDIAQGRLAKRGYFRLYKPGDDQVDPTRLALVNRWIPYFDLTVGICLMLGFLTPAVSLAAALFLFSVFLSQYPPTSGPGSTYYQLVESMACLVLAGTGAGRFAGLDSVLHALVRRCWPSKEHHNG
- a CDS encoding aminotransferase class V-fold PLP-dependent enzyme, with the protein product MTESPSSLSKSVLNPTLYRPDFPILGRQTNSGAPLVFLDNGASTQRPHAVIDAMSECYSKYYANVHRGIHTLSEESTDRYEQARRTVARFLNAASEVEVLFTAGTTAAINTVARTWGDQNVGPDDYILLTMMEHHANIVPWHQLSERTGCKVLFAKLNSEGQVDQEHLDSLWQQYGQQIKMFAFTAVSNVLGTITPVAAWVQQAQQHGAATLVDAAQAAPHMAIDVRQWDADFVIFSGHKLCGPTGIGVLYGRESILDAMPPFLGGGAMINTVTTEGFTTAALPDKFEAGTPPIVEAIGLEAAIDYISAVGLEAIHDHEQVLTRRAHEGLAGIEGLTILGPQDPALKGGIVSFVFPHIHAHDIAQWLDTRGIAVRAGHHCAMPLHKDLGISASSRASFYLYNTVEEVDSFVQAVSEVTQKFAPTGRKRRRRK
- a CDS encoding endonuclease domain-containing protein, encoding MPRRTRRSSTDSSRSPERIQFARDQRATANQFSSDVWQMLRRGNMEGEKFRREVPEPPYTLDFVCFALKLVVEVDGSDHVTDQGIQHDAERDRFLQTLGYLILRVPGFEVLRDPSAVRKNIAQAVRKRRAALGMG
- a CDS encoding secretin N-terminal domain-containing protein, with amino-acid sequence MKKPPLTGRSRRHLLGRLVAGIVVGLTSTSLVAQQPFRLPPSPAANGPNPGSAAALSGQTPTAPATFQTEPERRLPNDTSSAASHEKPVLRIIPVPPIHVPTVGTAIGLRYRNAPGVKISPDRREGRLLVMAPEAMQPKIAADVARLLPPDAGGVQHAVGQGQPRGQATQTSFGPGRLQLSLNQVGWQRFEDHLTMAAGRAIPVTTQRNGEIATFQLVDQPLEGTTIEVDRRANSVTVFAPQPAIAGWQKLIGSLDQSGMPAGSVTELVRVRNAEPAPVQQAIRLLGNLGASDEVGITRVANTPFAVAVQQEGAAPQGNDAPQGNGDAGTPDDGPAAPEEGVGLIGDVKVQFVPDLGVIVVKGSKRDVARVMDVIKQIEEKSAITKPDVVVHSLQHVNSQAIATLLEELYTEVLSARQGDVSITSLDKPNALLLIGRSEAVAAAIEVVNKLDQPVPAATQLRVFRLEHASAIDAEETVTNFFVDQPGDDEQRPGLGARARVVADYRTNSLIVQAAPRDLQEVAKLIQDLDVQNIPSKSELRIIKLKNALAEDLAEVIQGTIDGTEEGNTENGTVPSTSLSMVSVDADGNQLLNSGILAGIVVTADTNANALVVRGSSSALPLIEEMIRQLDQTPGTESLVKVFTLENGDSQQLTLALQELFGSGTSTGGVGALNVLGLAAATANIDSSLVSLRFSSDIRTNSIIASGSANDLEVVESILLRLDTSGFADRMFEVIWLRNQYAPDVATALQSFITSRQQQLQNIQQAQQGGLSPFDALERDVVVVAEPVSNSLVISVAPRLYTTIRRMIDQLDRRAPMVLVKVLIAEVTLADGFEFGTELGLQDSLQFDRGIASSNLPTAAPPSDTGFDFNNNNSANRNSLNAGALAERAVTSFATGTTSSAYNYGGFVLSAASDSISLLMRALQDAGRLQILSRPQLMTLDNTPGVVQVGSLVPRVTDVTSSANTGTTFGTEDLQVGLILRVTPRVGRDGLIVMNVDAIRSAVDEVAPGIPIGFSPTGEVITSPQIQQTQAQSVVTAYSGQTVIYGGLIQKTRSQTSRRVPYISNIPLIGALFRFDRETEKRSELLVVLTPMIVSSEEDLEYVKQTESARMSWCLPEVIEMNGDVGLSGGHGLWGPALAPVIYPDLQPTIDDIHIQSDVPTDVYYPEEAITPQPSVLMESAGPVREAPSTQNPRPDDVKPVQYMNQGTPPTAGSTSAAAAGFPAPIQGIPQSPPSAQRGYSTANGYSSAGGYPTSSGTVPQRIPQPAQ